In Pedobacter africanus, a single window of DNA contains:
- a CDS encoding FecR family protein, with translation MDQQRLDYLHKGYLNDSLNKEEREQWGTVLQSREQEEPIKILMEQTWHGILPEERISISGSQSDLFFNQIIGKPELTRVKLWPRIAVAASIAFAIGVGSLLYINKDNRGNNQQTVQINDVDPGKMGATLTLASGKKIRLDDAVNGELTNEAGVSITKTKDGQLIYELKETGAEHNKFNTLSTSNGETYQVRLPDGSAVWLNAASSLTYSANLIKNGKRSVTLSGEAYFQVAKDKSHSFVVSTAGQQIEVLGTHFNVNAYPDEPITATTLVEGSVKVSSGSHQKMLKPGYQAKNNGKDIRISKANIESVTDWKDGEFNLDETDFRVAMRKIARWYDVEVIYDKSVPEDIEAWGWIPRDSKLSSILKLIENSGQVKFRLEGKKVYVYK, from the coding sequence ATGGATCAACAGCGATTAGACTATCTCCATAAGGGTTACCTAAACGATTCGCTCAATAAAGAGGAACGTGAGCAATGGGGAACTGTTTTACAGTCCCGTGAACAGGAAGAACCGATCAAAATACTGATGGAACAGACATGGCACGGTATTCTGCCAGAAGAACGTATTTCCATTAGCGGCTCTCAATCAGATTTATTCTTCAACCAAATCATAGGTAAGCCTGAACTTACGCGTGTTAAACTATGGCCACGCATTGCCGTTGCCGCCTCTATTGCTTTCGCTATAGGCGTAGGTAGTCTATTGTACATCAACAAAGATAATAGAGGAAATAATCAGCAAACGGTACAGATAAATGATGTTGATCCGGGCAAAATGGGTGCAACATTGACTCTTGCCAGCGGTAAAAAAATCCGTTTGGACGATGCGGTTAATGGTGAGCTTACTAACGAGGCAGGGGTTTCGATCACAAAAACCAAGGATGGTCAATTGATTTACGAACTCAAAGAAACGGGTGCAGAGCACAACAAATTCAATACCCTGTCTACTTCCAACGGAGAGACTTATCAGGTGCGTTTGCCAGATGGGTCTGCCGTTTGGTTGAATGCTGCCTCAAGTCTGACCTATTCAGCGAATTTGATAAAAAATGGTAAACGTAGCGTTACGCTTTCTGGGGAAGCATATTTTCAAGTGGCTAAAGATAAATCCCATTCTTTTGTAGTCAGTACTGCTGGCCAGCAGATTGAGGTTTTAGGTACGCACTTTAATGTAAATGCTTATCCTGATGAACCGATCACAGCGACGACGCTTGTGGAAGGATCAGTAAAGGTGAGCTCGGGCTCCCATCAAAAAATGCTTAAGCCAGGTTATCAGGCAAAAAATAACGGGAAAGACATCAGAATATCAAAAGCTAATATAGAAAGTGTGACCGATTGGAAAGATGGAGAGTTCAATTTGGACGAGACAGATTTCAGGGTAGCGATGAGAAAGATCGCTCGCTGGTACGATGTCGAAGTAATCTATGACAAATCCGTTCCTGAGGATATTGAGGCTTGGGGATGGATTCCCAGAGATAGTAAATTATCATCTATACTAAAACTGATCGAAAACTCTGGACAGGTAAAATTTAGATTGGAAGGAAAAAAAGTTTACGTCTATAAATAA
- a CDS encoding RNA polymerase sigma factor has product MIKKPLIDEKSLLARTSQRDEMAFKIIYESYQSQVLTFANKYLKSRQLAEEVMQEVFLKLWNLEEKLLTINDLESYILTITRNRSFDALRKLKRENRFVQPIEISDDVRENLTEEKILLDDTRQVLERGIDLLPPQQKLVYKLCHQGGLKYDEVAEQLGISPQTVHRHMKLALSSLRSYVASNTDLAVLLIILKLF; this is encoded by the coding sequence ATGATCAAAAAACCACTCATAGACGAAAAGTCGTTGCTGGCCAGAACAAGCCAGCGGGATGAGATGGCTTTTAAGATTATCTATGAATCCTATCAATCACAGGTACTGACTTTTGCGAACAAATATTTAAAATCAAGACAGCTGGCAGAAGAAGTGATGCAGGAGGTTTTCCTTAAGCTTTGGAACCTGGAGGAAAAGCTGTTAACGATTAATGATCTGGAAAGCTATATCCTTACCATCACCCGTAACCGTTCATTCGATGCCTTGAGGAAGCTCAAAAGGGAAAATCGTTTTGTACAGCCTATTGAGATTTCTGATGACGTAAGAGAAAACCTAACCGAAGAAAAGATACTACTGGATGATACCCGTCAGGTATTGGAACGTGGTATCGACCTCTTACCGCCACAGCAAAAATTAGTATATAAGCTTTGCCATCAGGGGGGATTAAAATACGATGAAGTGGCTGAACAATTGGGTATTTCTCCCCAAACGGTACATCGGCACATGAAACTGGCCTTGAGTTCGCTGCGTTCTTATGTCGCTAGCAACACTGATTTGGCTGTTCTGCTGATCATTCTAAAATTATTTTAA
- a CDS encoding RagB/SusD family nutrient uptake outer membrane protein encodes MKIFYTKIYRSLLILFIFCSVAACSKFTDVDLPSSQLGTGSVFESKATANAAITDIYSKIRERGLLTGFNSGLSVQLGLYADELQFYGLALSAQANFYNNSLIATGNETSTLWTESYNQIYAVNSAVEGINKSLALQTLDKDQLMGEALFLRGLIHFYLVNSFGPIPYIKTTNYQQNRVAGRMPEAEVYGLIKSDLEQSVTLLPTQYIGTERVRPNKWAAQALLARVCLYMQKWDEAAKASSSVLDQSSLYKWPTDLNTVFVKESLSTIWQLMPATNTQNTYEGNSFIFIQGPPTSVAITNALFGAFADNDLRRGQWLNKVTNGNSSWYHAYKYKERTTTTASKEYSIVLRIAEQYLIRAEARAHQGNLIGAKEDLNKVRNLAGLGNSTANTADEIIEAVLQERRLELFTEFGHRFFDLKRTGKLDLVLSPIKPQWGTNDRLFPIPESELLLNSNLKPQNAGY; translated from the coding sequence ATGAAAATATTCTATACTAAGATATATCGTTCATTGCTGATATTGTTCATTTTCTGTTCTGTTGCGGCATGCAGTAAATTTACAGATGTAGACTTACCATCTTCCCAATTAGGTACTGGATCTGTCTTTGAAAGCAAGGCCACAGCAAATGCTGCCATTACTGATATTTATTCCAAAATCAGGGAACGGGGATTGCTTACAGGTTTCAACAGTGGCTTATCTGTCCAACTTGGGCTGTATGCTGATGAACTTCAATTCTATGGGCTGGCACTTTCAGCACAGGCAAATTTTTACAACAATTCACTTATCGCTACAGGAAATGAAACATCTACACTATGGACGGAAAGCTATAATCAAATATATGCGGTAAATTCAGCAGTTGAGGGAATAAACAAATCATTAGCCCTGCAAACTTTAGATAAAGACCAACTTATGGGGGAGGCACTTTTTTTACGTGGGCTAATCCACTTTTACTTAGTTAATTCATTCGGCCCGATTCCATATATTAAAACGACAAATTACCAGCAAAACAGAGTTGCTGGTAGAATGCCAGAAGCAGAAGTATATGGTTTGATCAAATCAGATTTAGAGCAATCGGTTACGCTTCTCCCAACTCAATACATCGGCACAGAAAGAGTACGTCCAAATAAGTGGGCGGCACAGGCATTACTGGCAAGAGTGTGTTTATATATGCAAAAATGGGATGAAGCTGCCAAAGCATCTTCGTCTGTGCTGGATCAATCAAGTTTATATAAGTGGCCAACCGATCTGAATACAGTATTTGTTAAAGAGAGCCTTTCGACCATTTGGCAATTGATGCCCGCAACTAATACACAAAATACCTATGAAGGCAACTCTTTTATCTTTATACAGGGACCTCCGACTTCAGTTGCCATTACTAACGCACTTTTCGGCGCATTCGCTGATAATGATCTGCGTCGTGGACAATGGTTAAACAAAGTTACGAACGGGAACTCGTCCTGGTATCATGCCTACAAGTATAAAGAGCGAACAACTACAACCGCCTCTAAGGAATATTCTATTGTATTAAGGATAGCAGAACAATACCTTATTCGTGCAGAAGCTCGTGCTCATCAGGGTAACCTTATCGGAGCTAAAGAAGATTTGAATAAAGTCAGAAATTTAGCGGGCTTGGGTAATTCTACTGCAAATACCGCTGATGAAATTATTGAGGCGGTTTTACAGGAACGCCGTTTGGAGTTGTTTACAGAATTTGGTCACCGGTTCTTTGATCTCAAAAGAACGGGTAAGCTAGACCTTGTTCTATCTCCCATAAAACCACAGTGGGGTACCAACGACCGGCTTTTTCCAATTCCTGAATCTGAACTATTACTTAATTCTAATCTAAAACCTCAAAATGCAGGATATTAA
- a CDS encoding SusC/RagA family TonB-linked outer membrane protein encodes MYQIIEVIGSRKRLYQKICLIMRLTTVIIIACLMQVSAAGLAQKITLNERNTSLDNVLRLIGKQSGFAIYSDGKTFSKSRKVTVVVNNVSVEEALDQAFKGLGYTYQIDGKTIAIKPKEEPNIFERIIDRFQNIDVTGKVVDENGQPIAGATIKVKGTSITTISNEQGSFILKNVDENAVLEISFLGFQTKNVKALKDLGNIRMELAIGKLDEVTVNAGYYKVKERELTGSIAHVTAKEIENQPVTNVLATMQGRMAGVSVTQNTGMPGSGFRIEIRGQNSLRNDGNRPFYVIDGVPYSSQSIGNSNTSSNMPEQNSPLNSINPADISSIEVLKDADATAIYGSRGANGVVLITTRKGKVGKTSLSTNYASGFGGVTRFKDVMETREYLAMRREAFANDGVTQLPSTAYDVNGTWDQNRNTNWQRELIGGTATYNNLQSSLSGGSALTQFLVNGNYSRETTVFPGKFEYVKGGMLLNINHVSENKRFRLSLSASYTLQSNNLPAVDLTTVATTLAPNAPSLYDKFGNLNWENNTFNNPVAGLGQKIKGNTSDLITSALLSYDLGSGFVVKSNLGYTDLNQRQSNLQPSTIFNPAWGLGTESATAFINNLKRNSWIAEPQLTWNRKIAELAITALLGTTFQQQKGNQLVNYYRGFANNSLLDNPASATTNTVLSSEENLYKYQAFFTRINLNWGGRYLLNLTGRRDGSSRFGPGKKFGNFGAIGAAWIFSEEDWTKEKIPFLTFGKIRASYGISGNDQIGDYQYLDTYGVSGNKYQGIAGVQPNRLFNPDFGWESNRKLEIALETGFFNDRVSTTIAWYNNISDNQLVGIPLPAITGFSSIQSNLDAVVQNRGLEVSISTENIKRKEFRWTTSFNFTSGKNKLISFPGLEGSTYKNQFVIGQPLNISKVYHYTGVDPLTGIYQFKDVNNDGILSAVDDAKTIINRNPKFYGGLGNNFHYRGFELDFLFQFVKQLNLNENFSNPTPGTMNNQPIAVISRWQKPNDIGPYQGYSNSNGTRITANTRLIGSDASYSDASYIRLKNIALSYQLPISLTRNFTCKVSLQGQNVLTFTKYKGIDPEFRVGGYLPPLRIYTGSIQLIF; translated from the coding sequence ATGTATCAAATTATTGAAGTAATTGGTAGCCGTAAGCGGCTATACCAGAAAATATGCCTGATTATGCGACTGACCACGGTGATCATCATAGCCTGCCTGATGCAGGTGAGCGCAGCCGGACTGGCGCAAAAAATTACGCTCAACGAGCGGAATACATCTTTAGATAACGTTTTACGCTTGATCGGAAAACAAAGTGGCTTTGCTATATATTCTGACGGAAAAACCTTTTCAAAATCCCGAAAAGTAACGGTAGTAGTCAATAATGTTTCTGTGGAGGAGGCGTTAGATCAAGCTTTTAAAGGTTTGGGATATACCTATCAAATTGACGGCAAAACGATTGCTATAAAACCAAAGGAAGAACCCAATATTTTTGAGCGTATTATTGACCGATTTCAGAACATTGATGTTACTGGTAAAGTTGTAGATGAGAATGGGCAGCCAATTGCGGGAGCCACTATAAAGGTTAAAGGGACAAGTATAACTACTATATCTAACGAACAAGGAAGTTTTATCCTGAAGAATGTTGATGAAAATGCAGTTCTAGAAATTTCTTTTTTAGGCTTTCAAACTAAAAACGTTAAAGCTTTGAAGGATTTAGGTAATATAAGAATGGAATTGGCAATCGGTAAGTTAGATGAGGTTACTGTGAATGCGGGCTATTATAAGGTTAAAGAACGGGAGTTAACAGGAAGTATTGCTCATGTAACTGCAAAGGAAATCGAAAATCAACCAGTAACTAACGTCCTGGCAACTATGCAAGGAAGAATGGCTGGTGTAAGCGTTACGCAAAATACGGGCATGCCAGGTAGTGGTTTCCGAATTGAGATAAGAGGTCAAAATAGTCTAAGAAACGATGGTAATAGGCCATTTTATGTTATTGATGGTGTGCCATATTCTTCACAAAGTATTGGAAATAGTAACACTTCGTCAAATATGCCTGAGCAAAATAGTCCGCTTAATAGCATTAATCCAGCAGATATTAGCTCAATAGAAGTGCTTAAAGATGCCGATGCGACTGCTATTTATGGATCCAGGGGAGCTAATGGAGTAGTTTTGATTACCACTAGAAAGGGAAAAGTTGGTAAGACTTCTTTGAGCACCAATTATGCTAGTGGATTCGGAGGAGTTACTCGTTTTAAAGATGTGATGGAGACAAGGGAATATTTAGCGATGCGTAGAGAGGCTTTTGCTAATGACGGTGTAACCCAATTACCTTCGACCGCATATGATGTGAACGGCACCTGGGACCAGAACCGTAATACAAACTGGCAAAGAGAGTTAATCGGGGGTACAGCAACATATAATAATTTGCAATCCTCACTTTCAGGTGGATCTGCTCTAACGCAGTTTCTAGTTAACGGAAATTATAGTAGGGAAACCACTGTTTTTCCAGGCAAATTTGAATATGTTAAAGGAGGGATGCTTTTGAACATCAACCACGTGTCAGAAAACAAGCGTTTCCGATTGTCTTTATCGGCAAGTTATACGTTACAGAGTAACAACCTTCCTGCTGTAGACCTTACTACCGTGGCGACAACTCTTGCTCCAAATGCCCCGAGCTTATATGATAAGTTTGGTAATTTAAATTGGGAAAACAATACCTTTAACAACCCGGTGGCTGGTTTAGGGCAAAAAATTAAAGGAAATACTTCTGATTTAATAACCAGTGCATTACTGTCTTATGACCTGGGTTCAGGATTTGTTGTCAAAAGTAATCTTGGTTACACGGATCTCAATCAGAGACAATCAAATCTACAACCCTCCACGATTTTTAATCCGGCTTGGGGTTTGGGGACTGAATCTGCGACTGCTTTTATCAATAATTTAAAGCGCAATTCCTGGATCGCCGAGCCTCAGTTGACATGGAATCGAAAGATTGCGGAATTGGCTATAACTGCTCTTCTTGGAACAACTTTCCAACAGCAAAAGGGAAACCAGCTTGTAAATTATTATAGAGGTTTTGCAAACAATAGTTTGCTTGACAATCCGGCTTCTGCAACAACTAATACAGTTTTGAGTAGCGAGGAAAATTTGTACAAATACCAGGCTTTTTTTACGAGGATAAATTTAAATTGGGGAGGTAGGTATTTATTGAATCTTACCGGCAGACGTGATGGTTCAAGCAGATTTGGTCCTGGTAAAAAATTCGGCAACTTTGGTGCTATAGGTGCTGCCTGGATATTTAGTGAGGAGGACTGGACGAAAGAGAAGATTCCTTTTTTAACTTTTGGAAAAATTCGTGCAAGCTACGGAATCAGTGGAAATGACCAGATCGGTGACTACCAGTACCTGGATACGTATGGTGTTTCAGGAAATAAATATCAAGGGATTGCTGGAGTACAACCAAATAGGCTATTTAATCCTGATTTTGGCTGGGAAAGTAACCGGAAGTTAGAAATAGCGCTTGAAACAGGTTTTTTTAATGATAGGGTTTCAACAACAATAGCATGGTATAATAACATTTCGGATAACCAACTAGTAGGCATCCCACTACCAGCTATAACTGGTTTTTCATCAATTCAGTCGAATTTGGATGCTGTTGTACAGAACAGGGGTTTAGAAGTTAGCATTAGCACGGAAAATATTAAACGTAAGGAGTTTCGGTGGACGACTAGTTTTAATTTCACTAGCGGAAAAAATAAACTGATTTCATTTCCCGGGCTTGAAGGATCAACCTATAAAAATCAATTTGTGATTGGCCAACCTCTTAACATTAGTAAGGTTTACCATTATACCGGGGTTGATCCTTTAACTGGCATCTATCAATTTAAGGATGTGAATAATGATGGTATTTTATCTGCTGTTGACGATGCAAAAACCATCATAAACCGGAATCCGAAGTTTTATGGTGGCTTAGGGAACAATTTTCATTATCGTGGTTTTGAACTTGACTTTTTATTCCAGTTTGTTAAACAGTTAAATCTCAATGAGAATTTTTCAAATCCTACGCCCGGTACGATGAATAACCAACCCATTGCGGTAATTTCCCGATGGCAAAAACCGAATGATATAGGTCCATATCAAGGTTATAGCAACAGTAACGGAACCCGTATTACTGCTAATACCAGATTAATTGGAAGTGACGCTTCCTATAGTGATGCCTCTTATATTCGTCTAAAAAATATTGCCTTATCCTATCAGCTTCCTATAAGCTTGACTAGAAACTTCACTTGTAAGGTAAGTCTTCAAGGACAAAATGTGTTAACTTTTACCAAATACAAAGGAATCGACCCTGAATTTAGAGTTGGTGGATATTTGCCTCCGTTAAGGATATATACCGGCAGCATTCAATTAATTTTCTAA